The following coding sequences lie in one Fimbriimonadaceae bacterium genomic window:
- the gltB gene encoding glutamate synthase large subunit, which yields MPGPCAPQGLYHPDFEHDACGIGFVVDIKGRRAHDVVTQGIGVLTRLEHRGASGCDPETGDGAGLLIQVPHELFAVSCGFSLPGPGAYGVGMVFLPQDDGQRGRCEELVVQTAGEEGLSLLGWRDVPVDETCCGRVARETMPVVRQVFLASEQGLSGDDLERRLYVARRRMENEAASLGTGDDFFIASLSSRTIVYKGLLLARQLGGFYRDLANPHLVSALCLVHQRFSTNTFPSWKLAHPYRYIAHNGEINTVRGNVSWMNARESLLSSEHFGDDVAKLLPIVQPGNSDSASFDNVLELLVLGGRSLPHAIAMMVPEPWAGDLHMSAKKRAFYEYHASLIEPWDGPAAVAFTDGRSIGATLDRNGLRPGRYVITTDGRLVMASETGVIDLPASKIVKKGRLQPGKLLLVDTEQGRLVNDREIKEDLASRRPYEDWLRAGQRTLGQIPEPPQVHGADLDNLLWRQRLFGYTQEDIKMVLTPMASLGEEPVGSMGNDIPLACLSDRPQLLFNYFRQLFAQVTNPPVDPLRESLVMSLISPIGREGNFLDETPDLCKSLRLAHPVLTNLDLEKLRAIDEPGLRAATLPMLFDPREGGAGLSAAVKRLCADAVARIEDGHTLLVLSDRGVDADHAPVPSLLALSAVHHHLVRAGKRTQVGLVVESGEPREVMHVALLIGYGASSVNPYLAIETLADLCQKPPLAGAVTFEKALANLIRAVNKGLLKVMSKMGVSTLQGYKGAQLFEAVGLAPSVIDEFFVGTPSRIGGIGLEVLAEEVLMRWKSAFVESASPLLDPGGYYACRVQGERHMVDHETITKLQHALLRKDYREYEKYSEVIDKQGTQLLSLRSTVEIAEGAHVPIDEVEPASAIVKRFATGAMSFGSISKEAHETLAVAMNRIGGRSNSGEGGEDPRRFEKDANGDWRRSAVKQVASGRFGVTAHYLVNAEELQIKVAQGAKPGEGGQLPGHKVDAVIAKVRHSVPGVGLVSPPPHHDIYSIEDLAQLIFDLKQANPEARVSVKLVSEVGVGTIAAGVVKAGADVVLISGDSGGTGASPVSSVRYAGMPWELGLAETQQTLLLNDLRSRVVLQTDGKLQTGRDVVVAALLGAEEFGFSTMPLVALGCVMMRKCHLNTCPVGIATQDPDLRRKFRGQPEDVINFFFFVAEQVRVLLSKMGYRSLDEIVGRADLLEQRPLEGHWKARHIDLRRLLHMPDVPDTVGRRFLGSVADTPLSRAVRAIDEAAAESVETGRPVRIYTPVANTDRSVGTRLSGQIAKRHGSAGLPDDTVRIRLEGSAGQSFGAFLARGVTMELTGDANDYVGKGLSGGRLIVHPPLDAGYSSDESVIVGNTALYGATSGEAFLSGTAGERFAVRNSGATAVVEGVGDHGCEYMTNGTVVVLGTTGRNFAAGMSGGIAYVLDERDDFVARRCNRATVDLEPVDDSDAVELRKLVERHFQLTNSEKAHRLLETWERALPKFVKVYPHEFKRVRGVGPKAVVTVRSAVSGPSPIATAMPFESEVTYHG from the coding sequence ATGCCAGGACCATGTGCGCCCCAAGGGCTCTACCACCCCGATTTTGAGCACGACGCGTGCGGCATCGGGTTTGTCGTCGATATCAAGGGTCGGCGGGCCCACGACGTCGTGACCCAAGGCATCGGCGTCTTGACCCGCCTCGAACATCGCGGCGCCTCGGGATGCGACCCCGAGACCGGTGACGGCGCGGGCCTCTTGATCCAGGTCCCTCACGAACTGTTCGCCGTCAGTTGCGGATTCTCCCTGCCTGGACCCGGCGCCTATGGTGTCGGCATGGTGTTTCTGCCCCAAGACGACGGCCAGCGCGGCCGTTGTGAGGAGTTGGTCGTGCAGACGGCCGGCGAGGAGGGCCTCAGCCTGCTCGGATGGCGCGACGTGCCGGTGGACGAGACGTGTTGCGGTCGGGTGGCCCGCGAGACCATGCCGGTTGTCCGGCAAGTCTTCTTGGCATCGGAACAGGGCCTGTCGGGCGACGACCTCGAGCGAAGGCTCTACGTCGCCCGGCGACGGATGGAGAACGAGGCGGCCTCGCTGGGTACGGGCGACGACTTCTTTATCGCCTCCCTGTCGTCGCGGACGATCGTCTACAAGGGGCTGCTCCTCGCCCGGCAGTTGGGCGGCTTCTACCGCGACCTGGCCAACCCCCACCTGGTGAGCGCCCTGTGCTTGGTCCACCAGCGGTTTTCGACCAACACCTTTCCGAGTTGGAAACTGGCCCACCCGTACCGCTACATCGCGCACAACGGCGAGATCAACACGGTGCGCGGCAATGTCAGTTGGATGAACGCTCGGGAGAGCCTGCTGTCCAGCGAGCACTTTGGCGACGATGTGGCCAAGTTGTTGCCGATCGTGCAGCCGGGCAACAGTGACTCCGCGTCGTTCGACAACGTCCTTGAGCTCTTGGTCCTGGGGGGGCGGTCATTGCCCCACGCCATCGCGATGATGGTCCCTGAGCCGTGGGCAGGCGACCTCCACATGAGCGCCAAGAAACGGGCCTTCTACGAATATCACGCCTCATTGATCGAGCCTTGGGACGGGCCGGCGGCGGTCGCGTTCACCGACGGTCGGTCGATCGGGGCGACGCTTGACCGGAACGGTCTGAGACCCGGGCGCTACGTCATCACGACCGACGGTCGCCTGGTGATGGCCAGTGAGACCGGCGTCATCGACCTGCCTGCGAGCAAGATCGTCAAGAAGGGGCGCCTTCAGCCCGGGAAACTGCTCCTCGTCGACACCGAACAGGGGCGGTTGGTCAACGACCGGGAGATCAAAGAGGACTTGGCGAGCCGCCGCCCCTATGAGGACTGGCTCCGTGCGGGACAGCGCACCTTGGGGCAGATACCCGAACCCCCTCAGGTGCATGGCGCCGACCTGGACAACCTTCTGTGGCGACAACGCCTCTTCGGCTACACCCAGGAGGACATCAAGATGGTCCTGACGCCGATGGCGAGCCTAGGCGAGGAGCCCGTCGGCTCAATGGGCAACGACATCCCCCTCGCCTGTTTGAGTGACCGGCCGCAACTGTTGTTCAACTACTTCCGCCAGCTCTTCGCCCAGGTGACCAACCCGCCGGTGGACCCGTTGCGTGAGTCGCTTGTGATGTCCTTGATCTCGCCGATCGGCCGGGAAGGCAACTTCCTCGACGAGACGCCGGACCTCTGCAAGAGTCTGCGTCTCGCCCATCCCGTCCTCACCAATCTGGACCTGGAGAAGCTGCGTGCGATCGACGAGCCAGGTCTCCGCGCCGCGACTCTGCCGATGCTCTTCGACCCCCGCGAGGGCGGGGCCGGCTTGTCGGCGGCGGTCAAGCGGCTCTGTGCCGACGCGGTGGCGAGGATCGAAGACGGCCATACGCTTTTGGTCCTCTCAGACCGGGGGGTCGACGCTGACCATGCCCCGGTCCCCTCGCTCCTCGCTCTGAGTGCCGTCCACCACCACCTGGTCCGGGCGGGCAAGCGCACCCAAGTCGGGTTGGTGGTCGAAAGCGGCGAGCCGCGCGAGGTGATGCACGTCGCCCTGCTCATCGGCTATGGGGCCAGCTCGGTCAACCCGTACCTGGCGATCGAGACATTGGCCGACCTGTGCCAGAAGCCGCCGCTCGCGGGAGCGGTCACCTTTGAGAAGGCGTTGGCCAACTTGATCCGCGCCGTCAACAAGGGCCTGCTCAAGGTCATGAGCAAGATGGGGGTCTCGACCCTCCAGGGCTACAAGGGGGCCCAACTGTTCGAGGCGGTGGGCCTGGCCCCGTCGGTCATCGACGAGTTCTTTGTCGGCACGCCGAGCCGGATCGGAGGCATTGGTTTGGAGGTCCTTGCCGAGGAAGTCCTGATGCGTTGGAAGTCGGCGTTTGTCGAGTCGGCCAGCCCGTTGCTCGACCCGGGCGGCTATTACGCCTGCCGCGTCCAAGGCGAACGGCACATGGTCGACCATGAGACGATCACCAAGCTCCAGCATGCCTTGCTACGGAAGGACTACCGTGAGTACGAAAAGTACTCCGAGGTCATTGACAAGCAGGGCACCCAACTGCTCTCGTTGCGGAGCACGGTCGAGATCGCCGAAGGCGCCCATGTCCCCATTGACGAGGTTGAACCGGCGAGTGCGATCGTCAAGCGGTTCGCGACCGGGGCGATGTCCTTTGGCTCGATCAGCAAGGAAGCCCACGAGACGCTTGCCGTCGCGATGAACCGCATTGGCGGGCGGAGCAACAGCGGGGAAGGCGGCGAAGACCCTCGGCGGTTTGAGAAGGACGCCAACGGCGACTGGCGGCGCAGCGCGGTTAAGCAAGTCGCGTCGGGCCGTTTCGGCGTGACCGCCCACTACCTGGTAAACGCCGAGGAACTGCAGATCAAGGTTGCCCAGGGAGCCAAGCCGGGCGAAGGAGGCCAGTTGCCGGGGCACAAAGTGGACGCGGTGATCGCCAAGGTGCGCCATTCCGTGCCCGGGGTGGGGCTCGTCTCGCCTCCGCCGCACCACGACATCTACTCGATCGAAGACCTCGCCCAACTCATCTTCGACCTCAAGCAAGCGAACCCAGAGGCTCGGGTGAGCGTGAAGCTCGTCAGCGAAGTCGGCGTCGGCACGATCGCGGCGGGGGTCGTCAAGGCTGGTGCCGACGTGGTCCTGATCTCCGGGGACAGCGGAGGGACTGGAGCGTCGCCGGTCTCGTCGGTCAGGTACGCGGGGATGCCCTGGGAGCTTGGCCTTGCCGAAACCCAGCAGACCCTCCTTCTGAACGACTTACGGAGCCGGGTGGTGCTCCAAACCGACGGCAAGCTGCAGACGGGCCGCGACGTGGTCGTCGCGGCGTTGCTGGGGGCCGAGGAGTTCGGGTTCTCGACGATGCCTTTGGTCGCGTTGGGTTGCGTGATGATGCGCAAGTGCCACCTGAACACGTGCCCGGTCGGCATTGCCACCCAGGACCCCGACTTGCGCCGGAAATTCCGGGGCCAGCCCGAAGACGTCATCAACTTCTTCTTCTTCGTCGCCGAGCAGGTGCGCGTGCTGCTGAGCAAGATGGGCTACCGGTCGCTCGACGAGATCGTCGGTCGGGCGGACCTCCTGGAGCAACGGCCGCTGGAGGGTCACTGGAAGGCCAGACACATCGACCTTCGCCGGTTGCTCCATATGCCCGACGTGCCGGACACGGTCGGCCGACGGTTCCTGGGTAGCGTCGCCGACACTCCCCTGAGCCGGGCGGTGCGGGCCATCGACGAGGCGGCGGCAGAGTCGGTCGAGACAGGCCGGCCCGTGCGCATTTATACGCCCGTGGCCAACACCGACCGGTCAGTCGGGACGCGTCTGAGCGGCCAGATCGCCAAACGACACGGTTCGGCGGGTCTGCCCGACGACACCGTCCGGATCAGGCTGGAAGGATCTGCGGGCCAAAGCTTCGGTGCGTTTTTGGCCCGTGGGGTGACGATGGAGCTCACCGGTGACGCCAACGACTACGTCGGGAAGGGGCTCTCGGGTGGCCGGTTGATCGTCCATCCGCCGCTCGACGCGGGCTACTCCAGTGACGAGAGTGTCATCGTCGGCAACACCGCCCTCTATGGGGCCACGAGCGGGGAGGCGTTCCTGAGTGGGACGGCAGGCGAGCGGTTTGCCGTCCGCAACTCGGGGGCGACGGCAGTGGTCGAGGGCGTCGGTGACCACGGTTGCGAGTACATGACGAACGGGACAGTCGTCGTCCTTGGCACGACGGGCCGCAATTTTGCCGCGGGGATGTCGGGGGGGATCGCTTACGTCCTGGACGAGCGCGACGACTTTGTCGCCCGGCGGTGCAACCGTGCGACCGTCGACCTTGAGCCCGTGGACGACTCAGACGCCGTCGAACTGCGCAAGCTGGTCGAGCGGCACTTCCAACTGACGAACAGTGAGAAGGCGCACCGCCTTTTGGAGACGTGGGAACGGGCCCTGCCGAAATTCGTCAAGGTCTATCCGCACGAGTTCAAACGGGTGCGCGGGGTCGGGCCCAAAGCGGTCGTGACAGTGCGCAGCGCGGTCAGCGGTCCTTCACCGATCGCCACGGCGATGCCGTTCGAGTCGGAGGTCACATACCATGGGTAA
- a CDS encoding glutamate synthase subunit beta, with product MGKVTGFIEYSRENERKRSARERVSDWQEVALKTPESKVRVQAARCMDCGVPFCQPSCPVNNSIPDWNDLVYQGRWRDALESLHATNNFPEFTGRICPAPCEAGCVLAVNEPAVAIKLVEKSIVDMGFDNGWVEPRPASKPTGKSVAVVGSGPAGLAASQQLARAGHAVTLFDKAARPGGLLRYGIPNFKLEKHLVDRRFAQLEAEGVVFRGGVHVGVDITGDELRDQFDAVLLACGAEAPRDVALPGRDLKGIHFAMDFLTQANRRCEGEEVVGEPILAEGKHVVIIGGGDTGADCLGTSLRQGAASVRQIELMPMPPVERSSTTPWPLWPLMLRTESSHEEGGQRYWGLKSTNFVDDGQGRVAGLRTVQAGPPPDFEEKPNSERVFEAGLVLLAVGFRGPVLDGLVAQLGLETVPGGGILTQTPYATPVEGVFTAGDMRRGQSLVVWAVREGREAAAVVDSFLRR from the coding sequence ATGGGTAAGGTCACCGGTTTCATCGAGTACAGCCGCGAGAACGAGCGGAAGAGGTCGGCCCGGGAGCGGGTCAGCGACTGGCAGGAGGTCGCACTCAAGACTCCGGAGTCCAAGGTGCGCGTGCAAGCGGCGCGATGCATGGACTGCGGCGTGCCGTTTTGCCAGCCCAGCTGTCCGGTGAACAACTCGATCCCCGACTGGAACGACCTCGTCTACCAAGGGCGCTGGCGGGACGCGCTGGAGTCACTCCACGCCACCAACAACTTTCCCGAGTTCACCGGCCGGATATGCCCCGCACCCTGCGAGGCCGGGTGCGTTTTGGCGGTGAACGAGCCGGCCGTCGCCATCAAGCTGGTTGAAAAGAGCATTGTCGACATGGGGTTTGACAACGGTTGGGTGGAGCCTCGGCCCGCGAGCAAGCCGACGGGGAAGTCCGTCGCCGTCGTCGGGTCGGGCCCGGCCGGTCTGGCCGCCTCGCAACAGTTGGCCCGGGCCGGGCATGCGGTCACTCTGTTCGACAAGGCGGCCCGGCCGGGCGGTCTCTTGCGCTACGGCATCCCCAACTTCAAACTCGAGAAGCACTTGGTCGACCGGCGGTTCGCCCAACTGGAGGCTGAGGGCGTCGTCTTTCGGGGCGGCGTCCATGTAGGGGTCGACATCACCGGCGACGAACTGCGCGACCAGTTCGACGCGGTCCTGTTGGCGTGCGGCGCCGAAGCGCCGCGCGACGTCGCCCTGCCGGGCCGGGACCTCAAGGGCATTCACTTCGCCATGGACTTCCTCACCCAGGCAAACCGACGGTGCGAGGGAGAGGAGGTCGTCGGCGAACCGATCTTGGCGGAGGGCAAGCATGTCGTGATCATCGGCGGAGGCGACACGGGGGCCGACTGCCTCGGCACGTCACTGCGTCAAGGAGCGGCCTCGGTCCGGCAGATCGAACTGATGCCGATGCCGCCCGTCGAACGGAGTTCGACGACACCTTGGCCCTTATGGCCCTTGATGTTGCGCACGGAAAGCTCGCACGAGGAGGGTGGCCAGCGCTATTGGGGGCTGAAATCGACCAACTTTGTCGACGACGGTCAAGGTCGTGTCGCCGGCCTCCGGACCGTGCAGGCGGGCCCGCCCCCCGACTTTGAGGAGAAGCCCAACTCCGAAAGGGTCTTCGAGGCCGGACTTGTCCTGCTTGCCGTCGGCTTCCGAGGCCCTGTCTTGGACGGGTTGGTGGCCCAACTCGGCCTGGAGACGGTGCCTGGCGGCGGGATCCTGACGCAGACTCCCTATGCGACGCCGGTCGAGGGTGTGTTCACGGCGGGCGACATGCGGCGGGGCCAGTCACTGGTGGTGTGGGCGGTCCGCGAGGGCCGAGAGGCCGCCGCTGTCGTGGACTCGTTCCTCCGGCGGTGA
- a CDS encoding ABC transporter permease: MSKFKFGKEAGILLLLVVLCVVVTALNPRFLSPINIQNTARLIGMFGILSLGLAVVIVTGGIDLSVGSLVALLGALLSIGLVDKHVSAPLVVVGVLLVGAGLGLVHGLLVTRAKLQSFIVTLCGLLIYRGAARFVAEDQSKGFGDSAGFMWLHDLAVGNLLGVPWPFVIFIAFAVVLGVLLHRSVYGRYLYAIGRNPEAARYSGVDVKKVETFAYVVAGGLAGVAAILFAFYTNSISPSTHGSFYELYAIAAAVLGGFSLRGGEGSVVGVVLGAVLLQVLQNLVNLLGIPSSLNFAVMGAVILVGVLTDNLLLRRKSA; the protein is encoded by the coding sequence ATGTCTAAGTTCAAATTTGGCAAAGAGGCTGGCATCTTGCTGCTTCTCGTGGTCCTGTGCGTGGTCGTGACCGCGCTCAACCCACGGTTCCTCTCGCCCATCAATATCCAGAACACCGCCCGGTTGATCGGCATGTTCGGCATCCTGAGCCTTGGCCTGGCCGTCGTCATCGTCACCGGCGGCATCGACTTGTCGGTCGGTTCCTTGGTCGCCCTCTTGGGCGCCCTGCTCTCCATCGGGCTGGTCGACAAGCATGTCTCCGCGCCTTTGGTCGTGGTCGGGGTGCTTCTTGTCGGGGCCGGTTTGGGGCTTGTCCATGGTCTTCTTGTGACCCGGGCGAAGCTGCAGTCGTTCATCGTCACCCTTTGCGGACTGCTCATCTACCGTGGTGCGGCCCGCTTTGTCGCCGAAGACCAGTCCAAGGGATTCGGCGACTCGGCCGGGTTCATGTGGTTACACGATTTGGCCGTCGGCAACCTCCTGGGCGTCCCGTGGCCCTTCGTCATCTTCATCGCCTTTGCCGTGGTGCTCGGCGTCCTCCTCCATCGGTCCGTCTACGGCCGGTACCTCTACGCCATCGGGCGTAACCCCGAGGCGGCCCGCTACTCGGGGGTGGACGTCAAAAAGGTCGAGACCTTCGCCTACGTGGTCGCGGGCGGATTGGCCGGTGTGGCGGCGATCTTGTTCGCCTTCTACACGAACTCGATCTCACCCTCCACCCACGGGAGCTTTTACGAACTCTACGCCATCGCGGCGGCCGTGCTCGGCGGGTTCTCCCTGAGGGGCGGCGAAGGCTCGGTCGTCGGCGTCGTCCTCGGCGCGGTGTTGCTCCAGGTCCTCCAGAACCTCGTCAACCTCCTCGGCATCCCCAGTTCGTTGAACTTCGCCGTCATGGGGGCCGTCATCCTGGTCGGGGTGCTGACCGACAACCTCCTGCTGCGTCGGAAGAGCGCTTAG
- a CDS encoding sugar ABC transporter ATP-binding protein, with protein MLLAAGIVKRYPGVTALDGVDFSVSSGEVVGLVGENGAGKSTLIKVFGGLTQPDSGTVSVDGVTVRIDSSATARRLGVGVIHQELSDLDNLDVAGNVMLGREPARFGLVDRAALRRSAVSALARLGMEHLVDAPQSSLSIGQRQLVEIAKALSLEARVLIMDEPTSSLTAGETDRLLRVVHDLRGQGVGVVYVSHRLQEVKELADRVVVLRDGRNAGSLAKQEITPEAMVRLMIGRDVAPAQARPSTGGAAVLTVRGLRTTRFPEQPVTFDARAGEVVGLAGLVGAGRTELVQAVCGIDDRAGGEVFLDQTPVPPSVRGAIALGLYLAPEDRRRTGLVTSASVRENTTLPNLKHYARNGLVDRSAECGVTERMREELGIKAPTVEADVSGLSGGNQQKVVLAKWLAMSPRCLVFDEPTRGIDVGARAEIYARMRALADQGVAILMVSSDMEEVLAMSDRVLVMHEGRMAGELTREEASEEAIMALAVGNV; from the coding sequence GTGCTGCTGGCCGCGGGGATCGTCAAGCGCTATCCGGGCGTGACCGCGCTGGACGGGGTGGACTTTTCCGTCTCGTCCGGCGAGGTCGTCGGGTTGGTGGGGGAAAACGGGGCGGGTAAGTCCACCCTGATCAAAGTCTTTGGCGGCCTCACCCAACCCGATTCCGGGACCGTCAGTGTCGACGGTGTGACGGTCAGGATCGACTCGTCTGCGACGGCCCGCCGGCTTGGTGTCGGGGTGATCCACCAGGAGCTCAGCGACCTCGACAACCTGGACGTCGCCGGCAACGTCATGCTGGGGCGCGAACCGGCGCGGTTCGGACTGGTCGACCGGGCGGCCCTACGCCGCTCCGCCGTCTCGGCCCTGGCCCGGCTGGGAATGGAGCACTTGGTCGACGCCCCCCAGTCCAGCCTCTCGATCGGTCAGCGGCAATTGGTCGAGATCGCCAAGGCCCTCTCGCTGGAGGCCCGCGTCCTCATCATGGACGAGCCGACCTCCAGCTTGACCGCCGGCGAGACCGACCGGCTTCTGCGGGTGGTCCACGACCTTCGCGGTCAGGGGGTCGGCGTGGTCTACGTCTCCCACCGGCTCCAAGAGGTGAAGGAACTGGCCGACCGCGTCGTCGTCCTGCGCGACGGCCGGAACGCCGGGTCGTTGGCCAAGCAGGAGATCACGCCAGAAGCCATGGTGCGCCTCATGATCGGCCGTGACGTGGCCCCGGCCCAGGCGAGACCATCGACCGGGGGCGCCGCGGTCCTGACCGTCCGTGGGTTGCGCACGACTCGGTTCCCCGAGCAGCCGGTGACCTTTGACGCCAGAGCTGGCGAGGTTGTCGGGCTCGCCGGACTGGTCGGTGCGGGCAGGACCGAGTTGGTCCAAGCCGTGTGCGGCATCGACGACCGCGCCGGCGGTGAAGTCTTCCTCGACCAGACGCCCGTCCCGCCTTCGGTCCGCGGGGCGATCGCCTTGGGTCTTTATCTGGCCCCCGAAGACCGCCGCCGCACCGGCCTGGTGACGTCGGCGAGTGTCCGGGAGAACACGACCTTGCCGAACCTCAAACACTATGCTCGAAACGGCCTCGTCGACCGGTCCGCCGAATGCGGGGTCACCGAACGGATGCGCGAGGAATTGGGCATCAAGGCCCCGACGGTCGAAGCTGATGTCAGCGGCTTGAGCGGCGGCAACCAGCAGAAGGTCGTCTTGGCCAAATGGCTTGCCATGTCTCCACGTTGCCTGGTCTTCGACGAGCCGACCCGGGGAATCGACGTCGGCGCCCGGGCCGAGATTTATGCGCGGATGCGCGCCCTCGCCGACCAAGGTGTCGCGATCCTGATGGTCAGCAGCGACATGGAGGAGGTCCTTGCCATGAGCGACCGGGTCCTCGTCATGCACGAGGGACGGATGGCCGGCGAGCTTACGCGCGAAGAAGCCTCCGAAGAGGCCATCATGGCACTGGCGGTCGGGAATGTCTAA
- a CDS encoding sugar-binding protein — protein MIRQLCIAGAAAALLFLAGCGNEAGAPASNASKAGDAKPVKLAFITNNASDFWTIARKGVEKAEKEMPNVKVEFLIPSDGSATEQKRLIDDQLAKGVDGIAISPNDAANATETLNNAAKQAVLVTQDSDAPASNRAAYVGTDNKAAGLQAGEELKKALPQGGKVMVFVGKTDVQNAQDRIAGLKEAIKGTKIEIIDVRTDDADHARAKANVADTLVKYPDIAGMVGIWSYNGPAIINAVKEANMVGKVKIVCFDEENDTLAGVKDGSIEATIVQQPFEFGYQSVKVLAAIKAGKTDVVPANKLMIVPTQVINKANVDDFAAKLKELRGK, from the coding sequence ATGATCAGACAACTCTGCATCGCGGGGGCGGCGGCCGCCCTGCTCTTCCTGGCCGGATGCGGCAACGAGGCCGGTGCCCCTGCGTCCAACGCGTCGAAGGCAGGCGACGCGAAGCCGGTCAAACTCGCCTTCATCACCAACAACGCCTCGGACTTTTGGACGATCGCCCGCAAGGGCGTCGAGAAGGCCGAGAAGGAGATGCCCAACGTCAAGGTGGAGTTCCTGATCCCGAGCGACGGTTCGGCCACTGAGCAGAAGCGCCTGATCGACGACCAACTGGCCAAGGGCGTGGACGGCATTGCGATCAGCCCGAACGACGCCGCCAATGCGACCGAGACCCTGAACAACGCGGCCAAGCAGGCTGTGTTGGTCACCCAAGACAGCGACGCGCCGGCCAGCAACCGGGCCGCCTACGTCGGAACCGACAACAAAGCGGCCGGGCTCCAGGCGGGCGAAGAGCTGAAGAAGGCGCTTCCGCAGGGCGGCAAGGTCATGGTATTTGTCGGGAAGACCGACGTGCAGAACGCCCAGGACCGCATCGCGGGCCTGAAGGAGGCGATCAAGGGCACCAAGATCGAGATCATTGACGTCCGGACGGACGACGCCGACCATGCCCGCGCCAAGGCCAACGTCGCCGACACGCTCGTCAAGTACCCCGATATCGCCGGGATGGTCGGCATCTGGAGCTATAACGGCCCTGCGATCATCAACGCGGTCAAGGAGGCCAACATGGTCGGCAAGGTCAAGATCGTCTGCTTCGACGAAGAGAACGACACCCTCGCCGGGGTGAAGGACGGCTCGATCGAGGCGACCATCGTCCAGCAGCCGTTCGAGTTCGGCTACCAGTCGGTCAAGGTCCTTGCCGCGATCAAGGCGGGCAAGACCGACGTCGTCCCGGCCAACAAGCTCATGATCGTGCCGACCCAAGTCATCAACAAAGCCAACGTCGATGACTTTGCGGCAAAGCTGAAGGAACTTCGGGGCAAGTAG
- a CDS encoding NF038122 family metalloprotease: MDANAVAGFQAAADRWSALFKDPVTININIGFTQLGQGILGSTSSTASTKSYSTVRSGLVADSKSALDATATAHLQAGSSVDFLMNWTSNSPNGGGSSAPFLDDDGDANNTTLRLNTANQKALGIFTGNANDSDASITFSNQFSWDFDPTNGISAGKIDFVGVATHEIGHALGFVSGVDVLDVNPTGVFRDDQFTFVSTLDLFRYSENRLGDGQAYMDWTADNGTKYFSVDGGATHEGRFANGIVHGDGWQASHWHFQNPPKIGIMDPAVDFNQLMSITDQDVRAFDAIGYDVVPEPATMTVLGLGVAALLRRRKKA; encoded by the coding sequence ATGGACGCCAACGCCGTCGCGGGATTCCAGGCTGCCGCCGACCGTTGGTCTGCGCTCTTCAAGGACCCGGTCACGATCAACATCAACATCGGTTTCACCCAACTGGGCCAGGGAATCCTTGGCTCGACGAGTTCGACCGCGTCCACCAAGAGCTACAGCACTGTGCGGTCGGGTCTGGTCGCCGACTCCAAGTCGGCCTTGGACGCCACCGCCACGGCCCACTTGCAAGCCGGTTCGTCCGTCGACTTCTTGATGAACTGGACGAGCAACAGCCCGAACGGCGGAGGTAGCTCGGCCCCGTTCTTGGACGATGACGGCGACGCGAACAACACGACGCTCCGGCTGAACACGGCGAACCAGAAGGCTCTCGGCATCTTTACCGGGAACGCGAACGATTCCGACGCCTCGATCACGTTCAGCAACCAGTTCTCCTGGGACTTCGACCCCACGAACGGAATCAGCGCGGGCAAGATCGACTTTGTCGGCGTCGCGACCCATGAGATCGGTCACGCCCTTGGCTTCGTGAGCGGTGTCGACGTTCTCGACGTCAACCCGACTGGGGTCTTCCGCGACGACCAGTTCACGTTTGTCAGCACCCTCGACCTGTTCCGCTACAGTGAAAACCGGCTGGGCGACGGCCAGGCCTACATGGACTGGACCGCCGACAACGGGACCAAGTACTTCAGTGTCGACGGCGGTGCGACCCACGAAGGGCGCTTTGCCAACGGCATCGTCCACGGCGACGGATGGCAGGCCAGCCACTGGCACTTCCAGAACCCGCCCAAGATCGGCATCATGGACCCGGCCGTCGACTTCAACCAGTTGATGAGCATCACCGACCAAGACGTCCGCGCCTTCGACGCGATCGGTTACGATGTCGTGCCCGAGCCGGCCACGATGACGGTGCTTGGTCTGGGCGTCGCCGCTCTTCTGCGTCGCCGCAAGAAGGCCTAA
- a CDS encoding carboxymuconolactone decarboxylase family protein, which yields MARLPKRYVKFFEDYPDVGSAYEAYGEAVAQAGPLDERTRNLVKLAVSCGARMEGSAKSHAHKAVQAGATADEVRHVALLAAPTVGFPNMMACLGWVNSVLEEEQ from the coding sequence ATGGCACGGTTGCCCAAGCGCTACGTCAAGTTCTTTGAGGACTATCCGGACGTCGGATCGGCCTACGAAGCCTATGGCGAAGCGGTGGCGCAAGCCGGGCCGCTCGATGAACGGACGCGGAACTTGGTGAAACTGGCGGTCTCGTGCGGGGCCCGGATGGAAGGCAGTGCGAAGAGCCACGCGCACAAGGCCGTCCAAGCGGGGGCCACGGCCGACGAGGTCCGCCACGTGGCCCTTTTGGCCGCGCCTACCGTCGGGTTCCCCAACATGATGGCCTGCCTCGGTTGGGTCAACTCGGTATTGGAGGAAGAGCAGTGA